The DNA sequence TCTTCGTGAAGAGTTCCAGTCTTCCTGACCATTTTGGCCTCACGCCTCGTTCTTGCGTTTTGAATAAATGAACTTTACTCGTTTTTATTTGCACAAGATAATGAGCAGCTGGTGTGAGCGGACAGCGCTGCATGTCGTATAAGGTTTCAAATCtcggttaagtgtcctgctcagggacacgatggtagtaagtggggtttgaacccgggtcttctggttcacagtcagtagttacagagacagtccccccctggagacactcagggttaagtgtcctgctcagggacatgatggtagtaagtggggtttgaacctgggtcttctggttcacagtcagtagttacagggacagtccccccctggagacactcagggttaagtgtcctgctcagggacacgatggtagtaagtggggtttgaacccgggtcttctggttcacagtcagtagttacagggacagtccccccctggagacactcagggttaagtgtcctgctcagggacacgatggtagtaagtggggtttgaacccgagtcttctggttcacaggcgagtgtgttaccagctaggctactaccacccctcatCCTGATCGATCCGGTCCTCGGTTAAGGTTGCATCGATGAGACACGGTCCTGAATGACTGGATCAGCCCCCGTTTGTACTGTGCAGCGCCAGAAATGCGCGCAGGCGCACTGGCGTCTCGGGTTTGGCGGGGTCGTTTCCACGTGGCACGGACGTCACGGAGGCGATCAGCACCTCGGAGAGCGACGCTGGTCAATACGCGCCAGGACTGCGAACGATCCCACCTGGAGACCCCACCTGGACCGGAACGGATGTGGATCCGTCACGACGAGCGTCTGACTGGAGCCTCGCAGCGTTCTCCTGTCCTCCGTCCTtcttccttctgttttttttttttttttttactctcacaAAGCATCACGCACCGCCGAGCCCGGCCGCCATGGACCCGCGACGGAGATGAGAGATCCGTGGATTCCGCGGCGGCGGTGGAGGACGGTGGAGATGATGTGGTAGCCTCCtttatcctcctcctcctcttcctcatccaaAATCATCGTCCTCGATTTTCATCCTCTGATCCAGACCAGGAGCGCCAGGATCCCCACGCAGGGCCATGTCCGCGGAGCTGGGCCGTGGATCGGTGGAGGACTGCTGGCCCGCTGAGGGTGGAATCGTTCATCTGCATTGACTGagacgctcacacacacacacacacacacacacacacatggcatcagaaggaaaacaaacacaccaGCATCACCAGCGctcgtaataataataatattcctaataatcaataatcattcACTGTTCATTCGCCAAACATGTTCAAATACCGGATCCGCATGTTTTTCAACGAACTGAAGGTCCTGGTTTTCATGCGATCTGGTTCCCGCCAGCCCGACTCGGACATAGACCTCGACCTCCACCGACCCGCCGGCATGCGCGGCCTGGCCGTGGGCGGCTGCGGGTGGCCGCCCTTCGTGGGCTGCTCCTCGCGGGACGACGACGAGGACTACTACGGCAGCGACCCCCGGCCCCGGAGCCTGGCCTTCGAGGAGAAGGAGCCCAGGCCGCAGGCCGGCCTGGACGCCGTGTCCCTCAGCAGCAGCACCGGCAGCGGCATGCGCACGCCCCAGTGCCGGATCTGCTTCCAGGGGCCCGAGCAGGTATCTCCTCACCCTCCTTGTTTATCACGCCGCGTTAGAACCTTCTCACTCGTCTCCGACCCCCATGGCTGAGAGGCGAGCTGGAGTCCGACGCTGTTGGTGCAACCTTCTCGTGATGAGAATTCGCCCGACTGATCACATTAATTAACCATTTAAACTCGGCCAACAGAACTGTGGGGAAATTtcatttacgtttacggcatttaccagacgtcctgatccagagccacttacaatcagtagttacagggacagtccccacctggggtttgaacctgggtcttctggttcattggtgagtgtgttaccccactaggctacaaccaccctactttcagtaccccaccagccttacaatcagtagttacagggacagtccccctggaagacactcagggttaagtgtcctgctcagggacacgatggtagtaagtggggttcgaacctgggtcttctggttcacaggcgagtgtgttacacacaagGCTACTAGCACatgaaatgacacaaaaacactttaaaGTCTCGCCACGTGCCTCATTAGAGCCGCTGATGGACTCTTAACCATTAAGCAGAGTATTGATCGATCAGAAAGGCCGTCATGTCTTAAAGGGCCAATTCCAGTGTCTGTTTAGCGCGGCGAGGAAGGATCTGGCAGACGGGCCAGAACCGCGCACTGCGTGTACTGGACGACCCCCATTACAGAACGGTGGACTTGAGGTAATTAGAGGTGCCGTGACGAACTTTACCGCTCTGGTGGCAGACGGGCCCGGGTTTAACTCAGCATTCAGTCGACGAAAGAAAATTTCTCTAATGTAAGTGCTGAATTCATACCTAAAACGTGCTTTAAAAGTAAAGAATTAATATTGGCTGAAGGtatgaatacatattttcaGATCATTATGTTTACAGTTTACGAACAGTTACGAACAGGGtgctagtggcctagcaggtaacacactcgactatgaaccagaagacccaggttcaaaccccacttactaccatcgtgtccctgagcaggacacttaaccgaGTGTCTCCTGgcggggacagtccctgtcactactgactgtaaggcgttGTGGATATAAACGCTGTGCATGTAAATGTTACCCCCTGACATCAGTGTCGAGGCCACAAACCAAATATTTACCGACTTGCTCACTCAACAGGTTCTCAAACATGGTCATGGTCAACATTCGTAAGATTAGACCTTTTCCTTTCACAACAGACTACGCAGCTCCTCTTCCAGGCAGTGGTCATCTCTAaacataaaacccctccagatggtccaaaatatggcagcccgcctcatcttcaaccagccaaaaCGCACCCATattacgcctcttctcacctctctccaccggctcccggtagctgctcgcatccaGTTTAAATTCTTCATGCTGCCTACAGGAAAGTAAATGGAAGTTCaacctcttacaccaacacactactagccagctacactcctgcacgtcctctcagatctgcacacgatACGAGACggaaattccctcttcacgcggtctccgatcccaatcgactctgttctccttcgttgtccctggctggtgggacaacttgtcctgctccattcgactagccgagaccaccaccacctttaagaagcagctgaaaacccactcatttaaaaagtatttcagacgaatctaacacttacacacacacgtgcacacacacaaaataaaataaaaaatttgtctAGTTACGACATGTTCGGCCTTatcagttttgtaactcaaaatctatagaaaccgaatgagaattgctggagttgtcctcttgtaagtcactttggataaaagtgtctgccaagtaaagtaaagtaaagtaaagtaaagtaaagtaaagtaaagtaaagtaaatcttaactgttgagtgcagatctcaCAACGCTGGCCCTATAAAATTATGCAGGTATTGCATCTCTGTACACGTTCCGTTAATTTAAAAACGCTGCAAAGAACGCATGATACGGACCACGACTGTACGTACATGCGTacgtagttaacagcaagtGTATTTCTGCCTTTGTCCGTCCTGCAGGGGGAGCTGCTGAGTCCGTGTCGCTGCGCCGGCTCCGTACGCTGCACCCACCAGCCCTGCCTGATCCGCTGGATCAGTGAGCGCGGATCCTGGAGCTGCGAGCTCTGCTACTTCAAGTACCAGGTTCTGGCCATCAGCACCAAGAACCCACTGCAGGTACGAATTTCAGACGAATCTGTGCTTTTCCGTCTGTCAGATGGAAACTGTGATGGAAACGGTACgtacactgtacactgtaaataaataaaaagtcctcTCAACAACTACATTAGTGCAAAGTGGCCTAGCatctaaggaagtggccccgtaatcagaaggtcgccggttcgaatcccgatccaccaaggtgccactgagcaaagcaccgtccccacacactgctccccgggcgcctgtcatggctgcccactgctcaccaagggtgatggttcaatgcagaggacaaatttcgttgtgtcacagtgtgctgtgctgcagtgacactCACTTCAGAGTAGAAGTtgagaaaacataaaaatgctttgcaaattttttaagttttaaagtCTTTATTTCAAAAGAATGAGTTTATTGTCTGACCTTTATTAAAATTTCTAGAATATTAACGCAGGACATGAACTTGTGAAAGTCTTTGTCCACCAGGCCCTTCAACGTTGACAATTGGGTGATAATTGACCTTAACTATTGTGTTTCAGGCTGGATGGAAGCTCTATTGATTTAGTCATCCTTCGGGTGATCGATTAGAACGGCAGTGTGGGCTGGAGACAGCAGCTTCAGTCCTGCAAAGAAAGACACACCATAAGAACCCCATAATTATTACGCCCGATCGTAACTTTGACCCGCGCTCATTTTTACCCCGCTGTGCTGATCGATGTTGAAGTGGCGTGTATTGTGTGGTTTGTGGGCCGGAGAGTTCTTTTACTCCCCGTTCACACAGTCTGAAAGGCTGCCGGACTGATTGGGTGGAAGCAGAGTTTTCGGGGCGAATCGCCAGCAAACCCATTATCTGGCAGCACCGCCCGACTGCGGTTAACATCTTGTACAGAAGCAGTGTAGAGTTTTTACCgggaaaaacattttaatttattcaaacGCTCAggaatgtgactttgtgagatgatttaacattaatacgagttccccgagagGCTAGaactagggggcagtggtggcctggcggttaaggaagtggccccgtaatcagaaggttgccggttcgaatcccgatccgtgccactaagcaaagcatccccacacactgctccccgggcgccagtcatggtggccactgctcactcagggtgatggttaaatgcagaggacaaatttcactgtgtgctgtgctgctgtgtatcacatctgacaatcactttttttttttttagaaatggcGATAGTGGTGacagtgcgcagccatgacaggggcccggggagcagtgtggggggacgggaccttcatcagggggacctcagtggcaccttggcgattacGGGTCCCCTTCcgtatctgctaggccacctgaTATGATGAAACAGTCAGACCGATGATCACTGCTAACCTCAATAAATCGTCCTTCATATTCgttacaacattttatttttttaaccgaATTAGTGTACAAAATCTTCAAATCGAGTTATTACactaaattattttatgtttattggaTGAATTTGCAAGAACATTACTTGATTAAGCCCAGTTGTGTGTTGTCACTCCGTTGGCGTGAtgcatacgtgtgtgtgcaGCACTCACGACGTAGTTGTGTTAACGccgttcatttattttaatatgtgaAGTGATGTAAAAAGTAGAAGGACTCAGATGGTTGGTGGACTCTCagcctcttcttcatcatcccACAGTGGCAGGCCATTTCTCTCACGGTGATCGAGAAGGTTCAGATAGCTGCCATCATCCTGGGCTCCCTGTTCCTCATCGCCAGTATCTCCTGGCTCATCTGGTCCTCCCTCAGCCCCTCGGCCAAGTGGCAGCGGCAGGACCTGCTCTTCCAGATCTGCTATGGCATGTACGGCTTCATGGACATCGTGTGCATAGGTGAGGGCCTGACGGAATACGCCGGAATACGCCGGAATATGCCGGAATATGCCGGAATCAGGAAACAATGGCCGATGAAGACGTTCCTGCAGATGAATCCTATTGCTGTGATAAAAACAGCTGACCAAGGGAACATGCAAAATGTCGATATTATTACTGTGAAACATTCAGAGAAGATAGCTGCACATTATGTAAtaaatttaccagacgccctcacagtcagtagttacagggacagtccccccctggagacactcagggttaagtgtcctgctcagggacacgatggtagtaagtggggtttggacctgggtcttctggctcataggcgagtgtgtttatatgtgaGACCCTGCACCCCCGCAGCAAATAATCCATATTTCTCCACAGGCCTCATAATCCACGAGGGCTCGTCGGTGTACCGGATCTTCAAGCGCTGGCAGGCGGTCAACCAGCAGTGGAAAGTGTTGAACTACGAGAAGGCGAAGGACTTGGGCGACCCGCTGAGCTCCAGCAGCAAGGCCGGGGGCCGGGCCGGACGCGGCAGTGCCCACGGCTTGTCCGGCGTTGGCCGGGCCAGGCGGCGGCGCCAGAGGTTAAGGACTATCCTCAACCACCACTGCGGCTACACCATCCTGCACATCCTCAGCCAGCTGCGGCCCAGCGGCGCGCGGCTGGGGGGCGGCGCCAACCGGGAGGTGGTCATGAGGGTCACCACCGTATGAAAGGGGACAGGAGGTGATGCGGCAGCAGGGGACACCGAGCCGTCCCGCTCCTCCCGCCACCCGTGGGAATGTCACTTCAGAACTGCTGTTAAAAGTgcctggagcagcagcagaggaCAGTGTGACGAGcgttcacacacgcacacagatcttctcttttacacacacacacacacacacacacacacacacacacacgtcagtgTTATtctcatgagaaaaaaaaaaagaaacaatttctgaaaaatgctttaaagtGCGTTTATCACTGCAACATGGCCGATCCACAGGACTTGACTGCGTTCTGTTTTACTCctccttttttaaatgcagtttctACTACGTTCATTTTGTAAGGAAAGAGGTCTCGGAAGCCCGTACGTCCCACGTTGTCGCGGTCCACTCATTCGGCCCCCGGGAACCTGAATGATGTTTACTGCTGCTGACACAGCGATCCATTGTTACATgcacaaagaagaagaaaaaaaaaaaccccagagaTTATGTAGAGATGTGCACGAGGGCAGGAGTGGGTGCAATAAAAACCACCAGGAAGATTTCCGCTGTGTTCTCTGCAATAAAGACGTCTGTGCATTTTACAGTGAACTTTGCATGAGGGTATCGTTGAAATGCCTCCACCACTCATTGTCATGGCAGGTCTGTTCTCCGAATGGTGCTCGTTTGAATAAATACTACTGTGCATTCTGCATTCTGTGCTTGTGGGACGCTTGGTGTGAAACCAGCAACCAGTTAACACGTTTTTTAAGACTTCTTTGAGACATTTGATTGAAGTATTGATTACTGATGATTCTGACTAAAGAACaccaacacaaaaataaaatcagaaaatgATTTGGTACCATCTAGTGATTAGTAAAATTATACTTAAAAACATACATCCCTACAGTTCTCATTCTCATTTGttcatagaaaataaaaaaaaataaaaaactaaacatgAAAAATCTCTGGGATCGAATACATCAACAGAGTCGCCATCATGGAACGGGGTAGCGCATCTGTCAGGGCCAAGGTGGAATACAGAATTGTCCATGTtcactgacatgaaaatgtgactttgtgagaggatttatttatcccgagggaaattcttttgtcaacaacatgctcaatgcagaaggagaaacaagaggaataaataatgtttacaaaaaaaatgtaatgttaatacGAGTTCCCAGAGCCTGTCTGAGGTCCCACAGTGGCTAGTGTAAGattgggcgtcgcaggaccatgcttttgtcttgcatagcagctgtctacaagaagaaatgtgacgttcctgtgcaaattgttgtgcatgaagtaATTTGTAAAAACAACCGTGGTGTGGTATGAGAGAAGAGAGTGTAGAAAACTCCTTCTCCCTCCAAACCAAAGCACtttattcaaccactccaacttgatgttacctggcagaaagaggcatggcacaatagaggttaaaaatgaacagtttctaatttattaacgccggtaaataattattgtagttacatgtgaatattgaatgtaaaaaaggtaccaaggttacagagaaaacaaaaatgagaagaaagagtaaaggggagaaagagaaagaggcagagtcatgggaaataatgagatgatagagcaggctcgaaaaccagaagatccggtttcgatggaaagacagctgggaaagaaaagaaaagaaaaagagtcccctccccacatgtgagcagaccattatacccctggcctacaggaagttgtcattggcctacaggaagttgtcacagaccaatcagaacctgttgtttctgatgtcacgccccccggtgcctcccatctggggaagacaaagagagtgggcggtcctgacgaccgacacttcacacgttgccgtccgacaaaaggcatgaaaaacaggtgctgaatcttcatgcacaacaatttgcacaggaatgtcacatttcttcttatagacagctgctatgcaagacaaaagcatggtcctgcgacgcccaatcttacactagaaatggcgataaagagtgctttggtcagacctggaatttgtccccttatgacatcataaggggaaaggttacatcctgtttctcatgctttcgCGAATGctcgctcaacttctataggccgctctcctcctcgtcccacctctctcctcctcattagcatttaaagctatagacactgaaatggcactctgggaaatctcattgtgggactggataaaagttgctgtaattctgcaccacggctgaatttcggaaagagacttcaggtaCAGAATCATCATGATAGTCTTTAAAGAACCATAAACCAGCAAAATTGTGAAGCAacttttattgtcttggttcatttcaaatgtcagacataTATTTATGACTGAGCCACAAATAAATTGATtgagaagcgtttttttttcatctgcatATCTTCTACTActtgcagaacaatgcaaataccaACACCTCAAAAAGGTCTGCGATGTTCGCTGAAGGACCCTGGCAATCTTCATGATAAGCCCTGTAGccacttatacatttttatttacgcttttatccaaagcaacaggcatttgtatggatttgtacACAAGAAAAGACTCAatgatgaaagatgaacatccatttacttGCTTGTTTGGAAGAAACAACTATAGATAGGAcgggtccatacacagaggcatctggacttactttactttacttggcagacgcttttatccaaagctacttctcattcggtttctatagattttgagtttacaaaactaagagccctgataaggccgaacatGTCAGAAAGAGAACAtgcagggaattgttaagtgctggacgaagaaatgtatttatttattttttgcgagtgtgtgcgtgcgtgtgtgagtgttatattcgtctgaaatactttttgaacaagtgggttttcagctgcttcttaaaggtggtggtagtcacggctagtcgaatggagcaggacaactTGTTCCTTCCATTGACTTTCCTGTAGCCAGCATGAAGTatttaaactcgatgcgagcagctaccgggagccggtggagagaggtgagaagaggcgggatgtgggtgtattttggctgattgaagatgaggcgggctgccacattttggaccatctggaggggttttatggtgactgcagaagctccagccaggagagagttacaatagtccagtttagagatgaccgttgcctggacgagCAGCTgcgttgtgagagaaaaggccgaatcttgcgaatgttgtagagcgtcaacctgcaggatctggagatcgcagcaacgtgatggttcagactcagtttgtcgtcaatccaaactccaaggctttttgcagatgttacgtccccggtctagggtcagggacataacaaatgggacataggagcagaaactccaaaacgacgcgacaacacttatggctaattgtttattacaaacaaggacattgaaagAACAAGACACACAGAAAACTGGTCTAAGGtagtcttgtcttctggtcacaatccttcacttcacaccaacactcttTTCACTTCACCAAATGTCAGACATATATTTATGACTAAGCCACATATAAATTGATTGagaagtgtttgtgtttgttttttttttttttcccgccaaCAACATtctcctcacaccacatcctcctcttgtcccaaagcagccgccattttacatccctattacagcccaccaatcatggcaggaagggggaggagtccaatcatgggctgatgaggagcctccctgcaacattacagagagagagacagaaagagagagagacatatacaaacagaacacacccatagtctgccacgggacgtcacacagatgccgtgggtgttaacagtagcgagccaatttgaattgagaggttttgctgaggcgagttgttgcccggaaagatcagaatctcagttttggataggttcagttggaggtgtcgctcagacatccatgccgatatgtctgagagacaggccgagatttttgtcgcaaaagtggcatcttctggtgggaaagacaaatagagctgggtgtcatcagcgtaagagtgataagagaagccatgtgatatGGTGATGTGACCAAGtaagcgagtgtatattgacaGTAGAAGGGGGCAGGCGTCAAAAGTtgcagttcccacactgaccagcaggcGTCAGAAGTtgcagttcccacactgaccagcaggcGTCAGAACTtgcagttcccacactgaccagcaggcGTCAGAACctgcagttcccacactgaccagcaggtgtcagattctgcagttcccacactgaccagcaggtgtcagaTTCTGCAGTTTGCTACTTTAGAAACGATATCCTGGTTTAAATCCTGATTTGACTATTTACATGATTTTGCTGATTTTAGTCCCCGAACTCAAGACTGGGTGGtaatacactcacctatgaaccagaagacccaggttcaaatcccactttctcccattgtgtccatgagcaagacactcaaaccggtcattttttttttgtttatttaactACTTTTTAATTGCAAAGAACACTGATTTCAATACAGAACACTTTATTTGGCTTTATTAAGTAACTCAGCTCATTCAAGTTTACTTTACTAAAGATGGAATAGAATATTTGACCATATTAAAGAATCAGatcacataaaaacaaacaatatttaccaatattttttattataaaactaaTGTGAACGGTCTGGTGTGTTTTCATCCATGTCAACAGGGTGCATTACAGAAAGAAGGTGTGGTTCTTCGATCaattctgctgggaaaccttgtGATTCCTTTAGTAAAAAATCTTACTTAATTTCTTACTTAATCGAACTTTCTCTGATGGCGCCTTTTCTCTCTGAGGTTTGGGCGAGTTTGAATCACACTTATTTCCtttagtaaaaaatattttcattttctcactTATTTGAGACTTAAGTGATGCCGCCTTTCCACTTATAactctggtctggtctggtctggtcgaGTTTGAatcacaatttttatttgtaataaaaattgtTTCACGTTCTCTGTCATGTTcctctgccattttcattttgactgCATCTATGCGCGTCATCATCTCTACATGACGATTGTTTCGTATTTGATGTTTTTTGACCGCCTCTTCTTGCACGATGGTTTCTATGCTCAGGACCTCAGGATTGTTGTGTTTATCcaatgtattcatgttttcatgcacACAAGAGCAacctcttttcatcactttcagcTGGAAGGGCTGCATTCCTTCTCCTTGTTGAATGCATTCAagttttttccttattttccgCTCAAATTCTGTGGTTAAGTATGTTTCCCACACTAGTCGTTCCTCCAGTGCCGTAATTATCTTTTTGGACTGTatctgttctgtttgtatttCAGATAGCTTCTGAGCATGTTGTTGCTTttcatcacttaattttctgaTCAGGAACTCTGCCCTTATACTTCTGATTGCtacaaaaattaaaatcaaatagGTAATCAAGTTGTACAGGTCAATACCTgcaaatatatcaatattttccattttcaacTGATTCAAACCGCTCATTGTTCTTCTggtttatatatattactgttTAATTCCTGTTTACTTAATCAAAGAACTCAACATTTCTATAATTTGACCATATTAAAGAACTCAGATCACTCAAAGAAAGACTATTTTATCATGATTCTATATTATAAACCTCATGTGAATGGCCTGAATGGCCAgtcgtggcctgactgtgtgtcaaggcgtgacttgtattgttttgttttattaaaaatcacttcgtTCCAATGGTTGtgacgttcctgacctagaccaggacgtaacaatgtttgtcacacaaaatgtttctgatcatcaaacacatttaactattagtcaaagataacacaagtaaacacaaaatgcagtttttaaatgatggtttttattatttagagagaaaaaaaaaatccaaacctacatggccctgtgtgaaaaagtaattgcccTCTGAACCTAATAAgctgcagcacccaagatcGCTTCAGCTTCAGTTGACTAACAGATGGCCGGACAgtctccttcaggattttttggtagacagcagaattcatcGTTCCATCAGCAagccttccaggtcctgaagcagcaaaacaaccccagaccatcacactaccaccaccatattttactgttggtataatgttctttttctgaaatgctgtgttactttTATGCCAGATGTAACGGGACACgcaccttccaaaaagttcaacttttgtctcGTTGGTCCACAAGGTATTTTCCCAAAATCATTGAGATCATTGGCAATCGTTGATatgttttttagcaaaattgAGATGAGCCTTAGGAGAATGTCTGTCCATCTGTTAGTCAACTGAAGCTGAAGCgatggctttataacctttaccagactgatagatctcaatttcttttgttctcatttgttcctgaatctctttggatcttggcatgatgtctagcttttgaggtgcttttggtctacttctctgtgtcaggtagctcctatttaagtgatttcttgattgaaacaggcgtggcagtaatcaggcctgggggTGACTTCAGAAGTTGAACTCAGGTGTGATAAACCACagttaagttattttttcacaagggggtcaatcactttttcacacagggccatgtaacatgatttggagttttttttctcccttaataacgtAAACCTTCacttaaaaactgcattttgtgttcaattatgttatctttgactaatagttaacagtttttgatgagcagaacatttaagtgtgacaaacatgcaaaagaataagaaatcaggaagcgggcaaatagt is a window from the Denticeps clupeoides unplaced genomic scaffold, fDenClu1.1, whole genome shotgun sequence genome containing:
- the LOC114783547 gene encoding E3 ubiquitin-protein ligase MARCH9-like; the protein is MFKYRIRMFFNELKVLVFMRSGSRQPDSDIDLDLHRPAGMRGLAVGGCGWPPFVGCSSRDDDEDYYGSDPRPRSLAFEEKEPRPQAGLDAVSLSSSTGSGMRTPQCRICFQGPEQGELLSPCRCAGSVRCTHQPCLIRWISERGSWSCELCYFKYQVLAISTKNPLQWQAISLTVIEKVQIAAIILGSLFLIASISWLIWSSLSPSAKWQRQDLLFQICYGMYGFMDIVCIGLIIHEGSSVYRIFKRWQAVNQQWKVLNYEKAKDLGDPLSSSSKAGGRAGRGSAHGLSGVGRARRRRQRLRTILNHHCGYTILHILSQLRPSGARLGGGANREVVMRVTTV